From Aegilops tauschii subsp. strangulata cultivar AL8/78 chromosome 5, Aet v6.0, whole genome shotgun sequence:
tgcatcatgtctaaatgcTTTAATGAAAATGGACTTCCCTCATGTACTCACATTTCGTCGGTACACCATTAGTTGTCCTATGTACACATGATTTTCCCACCTCATTAGTTACTTATTAGCCTGTCCGGTTCATCATAGTTACATGATTGGTCTCCTCTGTTTGTCAGTTTCATGTGGAGATTGTTGTGTGCTTCTACTCAACCAACATCATTAACCTGCAGGAAGTGCTGGTGATGTTCTAGAAGACAATCCTGTTGGCAAGTTGAAGGTTTTCGTCTACGACTTGCCAAGCAAGTACAACAAGAGGCTTGTCACCAAGGATCCCCGATGCCTCAACCACATGTTTGCCGCTGAGATATTCATGCACCGTTTCTTGCTCTCTAGTGCAGTGAGGACGGTTAATCCTGAAGAGGCCGATTGGTTCTACGCTCCTGTTTACACTACTTGTGATCTAACTCGTGCTGGACTTCCGTTACCGTTCAAGTCTCCAAGGATGATGAGAAGCGCGATCCAGTTCATTTCAAAGAGGTGGCCTTTCTGGAATAGAACTGATGGAGGAGATCATTTCTTTGTCGCTCCACATGATTTTGCGGCATGCTTTCACTACCAGGTAAGGATATGTCGCCTTAGTTGCTTTATACCTACCATTTCCTTGTCACTGCCACAGCTGGTCATGATCTAGTTTCACTAACAGTAAAATTTTGAGCCGGTATACTAGGCTTCAGCTGCCATTTATTCTGAAGTTATATGTGGAATGGCCATTTGTCTTTGTAGGAAGAGAATGCTATTGCGCGTGGAATTCTTCCGTTGCTACGCCGTGCTACATTGGTTCAAACATTTGGACAGAAGAATCATGTTTGCTTGAAAGAGGGGTCTATTACAATACCACCATTTGCGCCACCACAGAAAATGCAGGCCCACTTGATTCCTCCTGATACTCCCCGTTCAATCTTCGTTTACTTCAGAGGTTTGTTCTATGACAATGGGAACGACCCTGAGGGTGGGTATTACGCAAGGTAAGAATAGTCCCTCCCAGAAACGATACATATCTTGCCACTGATATTTGATTCTATCACTAATTTTATCGAGTCTGTTATCCAGAGGTGCTCGAGCTTCATTGTGGGAGAACTTCAAGAATAATCCTCTGTTTGATATCTCCACCGAACACCCTGCCACTTACTACGAAGATATGCAGCGCTCCGTCTTCTGCTTATGTCCGTTGGGGTGGGCGCCATGGAGTCCTAGGTTGGTGGAGGCTGTGGTTTTTGGCTGCATTCCAGTCATCATAGCTGACGACATCGTGCTGCCTTTCGCGGATGCAATCCCTTGGGACGAAATTGGTGTTTTTGTTGATGAGGAGGATGTGCCAAAGCTTGATTCAATTCTGACATCGATTCCGATTGATGATATCCTAAGGAAGCAAAGATTGCTCGCCAACCCATCAATGAAGAAGGCCATGCTGTTCCCGCAGCCAGCGCAACCTAGAGATGCATTCCATCAGATTCTAAATGGCCTTGCTCGCAAACTCCCGCACCCAGAGACCATATACTTACAACCAGGTGAGAAGCATCTCAACTGGACAGCTGGGCCTGTTGGAGACTTGAAGCCTTGGTAACATAAAAGCTTCCTTGCAAGACCTGGCTTTGTTGATCTTGTGAAAAGTTCTGTTTCTTTTATCACCTTTCTCTGAGAAGTCCGAAGATCCATAGAATTATACGATATTGAAGTGTGTTATATCCTCTGATGTCACTCAACTAAAAATAGTGGATCTTACATAAACGGTTGTAACGTTGTAACTGTATTAATTGTATAAAGAAGTAAAGAAATGAAATGAGTGTTCTTGTCATCTTGTGAACCTAAGAATCAAATTCGATTTTCTCTAGTCAGGAGGCTGTGAACCGGTAATGAAGCTACACTATCATATATTCTGAAGGTTCACATACGTGCTGCACTCAAGATGTTTTAATAGATTATGATGACGCATTGCTGTATAGTAAATTGTATAATCATCTATCATTATATCATTAACTTGTATGGTTCACATTCCTATCCATTTTTACAATATAATGATGGGAATTCTGTAAAAATGTGGAGACACAAAACATACAAAGTTAACAAGTTCAAATTGAACtgaaaaaacgtcttacattaaaTTACAGAGGTTATATTTATTTTGAGGtcatacaatgaagctatgggagagagttattgagcaccgcttaagaagtATGACAAGCatgaccaaaaatcagtttggttttGTGCCTGGGAGGTCGATTATGGAAGTCATTTTCTTGATACGACAACTTGTGGAGAGATACATGGAGAAAAAGGCcctgcatatggtgttcattgacttggagaaggcctacaataagataccgcggaatgtcatgtggtgggccttggagaaacacaaagtcccagcaaagtacattaccctcattaGGAACATGCATGATAAtattgtgacaagtgttcgaacaagtgatggcGACACTGATGACTTTCCGATCAAAATAGGACTGCAccaggggtcagctttgagcccttatctttttcgCTCtcgtgatggatgaggtcacaagagATATACAGGGaaatatcccatggtgtatgctctttgcggatgatgtggtgctagtggATGATAGTCGGACGGGGTGCGTTGTGGTTTCGCCCTGCCGACCTGAGTTCGACCCCTCTTCGGGGTCCCCGCAGAAACGATCGCCTCCATTGTACGCATCTGCAAAAGTTTTTTCTGGGTTGCGTGCAAGCGGAGGCAGTTgtgtttgaaggaaatatgccctaggggcaataataaagttgttgtttatatttccttatttcatgataaatgtttattattcatgctagaattgtattaaccggaaacttgatacatgtgtgaatacatagacaaaacaccgtgtccctagtaagcctctactagactagctcgttaatcaaagatggttaagtttcctaaccatagacacgtgttgtcatttgatgaacgggatcacatcattaggagaatgatatgatggacaagacccatccgttagcttagcataatgaccgttaagttttattgatattgctttcttcatgacttatacatattcctttgactatgagattatgcaactcccggataccggaggaataccttgtgtgctatcaaatgtcacaacataactgggtgattataaagatgctctataggtatctccgaaggtgtttccttggttggcatagatcgaaattaagatttgtcactccgagtatcggagaggtatctctgggccctctcggtaatgcacatcatgataagccttgcaagcaatgtgactaatgagttagttacaggatgatgcattacggaacgagtaaagagacttgccggtaacgggattgaactaggtatgaagataccgacgatcgaatctcgggcaagtaacataccgatgacaaagggaattactgaaggaaatatgccctagaggcaataataaagttgttatttatatttccttatatcatgatacatgtttattattcatgctagaattgtattaaccggaaacttagtacatgtgtgaatacatagacatagtgtcactagtatgcctctacttgactagcccgttaatccaagatggttaagtttcctagccatagacatgagttgtcatttgataaacgggatcacatcattagagaatgatgtgattgacaagacccatccgttagcttagcactatgatcgtttagtttgttgctattgctttcttcatggcttatacatgttcctataactatgagattatgcaactaccgaataccggaggaacacttagtgtgctatcaaacgtcacaacgtaactgggtgattataaagatgctctacaggtgtctccgatggcgtttgtcgagttggcatagatcgagattaggatttgtcactccgattgtcggagaggtatctctgggccctctcggtaatgcacatcactataagccttgcaagcaatgtaactaatgagttagttgtgagatgacgcattacggaacgagtaaagagacttgccggtaacgagattgaactaggtatgatgataccgacgatcgaatctcgggcaagtaacataccgatgacaaagggaacaacgtatgttgttgtgtgatttgaccaataaagatcttcgtagaatatgtaggaaccaatatgagcatccatgttccgctattggttattgaccggagatgagtctcggtcatgtctacatagttctcgaacccgtagggtccgcacacttaacgttcgatgacgatatgtattatgagttatgtgatttgatgaaccgaaggttgttcggagtcacggatgtgatcacggacatgacgaggagtctcgaaatggtctaggcatgaagattgatatattggaaggttatgtttagacaccggaaaggtttcggataggttcgggcattttctggagtaccgggggattaccggaaccccccgggggttaatgggccttatgggccgtagtggaatagaggaggaggcggccaggtgtggcgcgcgcccccgaggcccaatccgaattggggtagggtttggggggggggggctttccttctctccctcttcctcttccttcttctcctactccgaCTAGGAAGGGgagggaaacctactcctactaggagtaggaatccccccttgggcgcgccccatgaggtcggccctcctcctcctcccctcctctaTATACAGGGGAggagggcaccccatagacacacaagttgatttcttagccgtgtgcggtgcccccctccacagattttcACCTCGGTCGTATTgtcgcagtgcttaggcgaagccttgcgtcggtaacttcatcatcaccatcaccatgtcgtcgtgctgatgaaactctccgtcggcctcagctggatctagagttcgagggacgtcaccgagccgaacgtgtgcagatcgcggaggtgccgtgcgttcggtacttgatcggttggatcccGAAGACGTTCGGCTACATCAACCACgctacttaacgcttccgctttcggtctacgagggtacgtggacacactctccccgctcattgctatgcatctcatagatagatcttgcatgatcgtaggaaaaaTTTTCAAATAccgcattccccaacagtggcatccgagccaggtctatgcgtagatgttatatgcacgagtagaacacaaagagttgtggacgataatagtcatacttcttaccagcaggtcatactttgattcggcggtattgttggatgaagcggcccagaccggcattacatgaccgcgttcgtgagactggttctaccgccgtgctttatacacaggtggctagtgggtgtctgtttctccaactttagttgaatcgagtgtgactacgccaggtccttgttgaaggttaaaacagcacacttgacgaaaaatcgttgtggttttgatgcgtaggtaagaacggttcttgctaagcccgtagcagccacataaaacttgcaaaaacaaagtagaggacgtctaacttgtttttgcagggcttgctgtgatgtgatatggtcaagacgtgatgatatataaattgttgtatgagataatcatgttttgtaacagttatcggcaactggcaggagacttatggttgtcgctttattgtatgaaatgcaatctccatgtaattgctttactttatcactaagcggtagcgatagtcgtag
This genomic window contains:
- the LOC109748923 gene encoding probable glucuronosyltransferase Os02g0520750, whose protein sequence is MVGARHGRLLPVAALLVAACFSLLLLPPAAAVDELDGSGREAQRNTERISGSAGDVLEDNPVGKLKVFVYDLPSKYNKRLVTKDPRCLNHMFAAEIFMHRFLLSSAVRTVNPEEADWFYAPVYTTCDLTRAGLPLPFKSPRMMRSAIQFISKRWPFWNRTDGGDHFFVAPHDFAACFHYQEENAIARGILPLLRRATLVQTFGQKNHVCLKEGSITIPPFAPPQKMQAHLIPPDTPRSIFVYFRGLFYDNGNDPEGGYYARGARASLWENFKNNPLFDISTEHPATYYEDMQRSVFCLCPLGWAPWSPRLVEAVVFGCIPVIIADDIVLPFADAIPWDEIGVFVDEEDVPKLDSILTSIPIDDILRKQRLLANPSMKKAMLFPQPAQPRDAFHQILNGLARKLPHPETIYLQPGEKHLNWTAGPVGDLKPW